TTTCCAATTACCGAGCAGTCGTACAGCGTTGTTGAAGATATCGACTTAGCAGAGTCACGACGTCTTCAAGAAGAAGCACTTGCTGAACAGAAGCGTATCGCAACAGAGTTGATGATCCTTCAAAAACGTGAAGATGACCGACAACGAAGTATGATCATTATTGCGGTGGGTAATGTGGTCGCGATTCTATTGGGTTTACTGATTTGGTTTGTGATTCGTAAAGTGACAGCCAAGAAAAGAGCGCTACCTGAGATGCAGCTCAAGGCACCAAAGTAATTCATTCGCGTCATTGAGCTATTCGGAGATTAAAAACATTCGTGCACATAATAGTGCTGAGAATAAAAAAAACGGGACTCATAGGAGTCCCGTTTTTGTTCTAGTTCAGAGCCTAGGCGACGTTATCAATCGATTGTTCTGGGTACTGAGACTTTGCTGCAAGCTCCTCTGGTGAGAAGTCATCCACGTTAATCGTGTACAGTCTATGTTCCTCTGCGCTAATCAGAAGGTTCGCTTCTTCTTGCGTTAAGATACCTTTTTCAAGTCCTAATTGAGCAACAAGATCAAGTCGTAAGAAGGCACGTTTTTGATGTGTCTCTTTGCAGACTTTGTCGAACAGAGGTTCAGCTTGAAGAATCACTTCTAGCGCTTTTTCAATCTTACCTACTGGGTTGTATTCCGTTGCTTCCAGGTATTGGCCGCGACCGATACGAGAGCGTGTTTCACTTGGTGTTTGTAGAATGTGCGCGACTTTGCTATCCAGTTTGTCGTTTGGTGCACGACGGATACGGCCAAATGGCATTAGCACAACACGAAGTAGACGACCAATCACAGGGTTAGGGAAGTTCGCTAAGAACTCATCAATCGCCACTTCAGTCTGACGTAAGCTATCTTGCATACCCCAATGTACTAACGGCAGATCTTCAGCGTGGCTGCCTTCGCTTTCAAAGCGTTTCAGCGTTGCTGATCCGAGGTAAAGTTGACTCAGGATATCCCCCAGTCTTGCTGATAAACGTTCTCTACGCTTAAGTGAGCCACCTAGAACTGCCATTGAGATATCAGACAGTAGCGCTAGGTTTGCACTGTAGCGGTTTAGCTGTTGGTAGTAACGTTGTGTCTGTTTATCTGTTTTATTTGAAGGTGTTGGCGCATCTGAACCACGACCATCGGTTAAACCAAACCACAAGCTGCGGACTAGATTACTCATAGTAAAGCTAACGTGTCCTGCTAACGCTGAATCGAACTTATCAAGCGCATCACTACTTCCAGAATAAGCCGCTTCCATTTCATTAAGAACATAAGGGTGGCAACGAATCGCCCCTTGACCATAGATGATCATTGAACGAGTTAGGATGTTTGCGCCTTCAACCGTAATCGCGATAGGCGAACCTTGGTAACCACGAGCTAGGAAGTTCGAGGGGCCCAAACAAATGCCTTTACCGCCGACGATATCCATCGCATCAATGATGCTGCGTTGGCCACGGTGAGTACAGTGGTACTTAACGATTGCAGAGATAACTGAAGGCTTTTCGCCAAGGTCGATACCTGCAACGGTTAGGTTACTCGCAGCGTCCATTACATAAGCGTTACCTGCAAGGCGTGCAAGTGGCTCTTCAACCCCTTCCATGCGACCAATCGGTTGTTTGAACTGACGACGGATACGAGCGTAAGCACCTGTTGCAAGCGCTGCTGATTTAATACCACCTGTTGAGTTTGAAGGCAGTGTGATACCACGACCAACCGACAGACACTCAACCAGCATGCGCCAGCCTTGGCCTGCCATTTTCTGGCCACCAATGATGAAGTCGATAGGCACGAAGATATCGTCGCCTTGCGTTGGACCGTTCTGGAAAGGTACGTTTAGCGGGAAGTGGCGGTTGCCAATTTCTACGCCTTTTAAATCTGTTGGGATAAGCGCACAAGTGATGCCTAGATCTTTTTGATCACCAAGCAGACCATCAGGGTCACGCAGTTTAAAAGCCAAGCCTAATACCGTCGCGACAGGTGCTAGGGTGATGTAACGCTTGTTCCAAGTTAGGCGCATGCCCAATACTTCTTCGCCTTGCCATTCACCTTTGCATACAACACCGTAATCTGGGATTGAACCTGCATCTGAACCGGCTTCTGGATTGGTTAGGGCAAAACAAGGGATCTCTTTACCTTCCGCTAGGCGCGGCAGGTAGTGGTTTCTTTGTTCTTCAGTACCGTAGTGTTGTAATAGCTCACCAGGGCCTAATGAGTTAGGTACGCCAACCGTTGATGACAATACGCTAGAAACGCCGGTTAGCTTCTGAAGAACCAAAGATTGAGCGTAAGCCGAGAATTCTAAACCGCCGTATTTTTTCTTGATGATCATGGCGAAGAATTTATGGTCTTTCAGGTATTGCCATACTTCTGGTGGCAAATCAGCAAGCTCATGTGTCACTTGGTAATCGTTGACCATTTCACACACGGTATTCACTGGACCATCTAAAAACGCTTGCTCGGCTTCAGAGAGTTTCGGGTCAGCAATGTTCTGAAGCTTCTTCCATTCAGGTTTGCCTTTGAACAGCTCTGCTTCCCACCATACAGTGCCAGCTTCTAGTGCTTCTTTTTCTGTCTGAGACATCGCCGGAAGAACTTTCTTAAATAAAGAGAGCGCTTTTTGGCTGATTAGGGTCTGACGAATGGTCGGTACAGCAAAGATCGCAACGGCTAACAAGTAACAAAGCCAGCCAGTGACTGCCACGCCACCAAACATTGTTAATGCTACCATTGCGCCGGTTAATACAACTAACGCACGTACCAGACTAACTCTATGGTAAAGACAGACGCCTAAGATGGCTGTCATGCCGAGTAGGGAGAGCAATATGTTCATGATCGATTTCCTTTTCAGAGATCACTTATTGTTATTAAGTTTTAGGTAAGAGGTCTAACCAGTTAAGTGTAAACAGAATATTAAATATTTGTAAAACTCCAAAGTGAATAAAAAGTGATCTCAATAGAGCTAAAGTTCTAATTGTGAGAGGTTGGTGGCGAATATTTGGACGGATTTACAGTGAGACCCTAATTAAGGTGGCAATCTTTGGGCTTAAGTGTCGACACTATTTCATGTTTGTGGGTAAACTCAGATATAAAGAGGGGAAAACCCTCAGCTCTCATTTCACGTACTTTAAGTTGCGTAAAAAAATATAAGAGATAAGCCTTATGTACCAAGACCTAATCAAAAGTGAATTGAACGAAGCTGCTGACGTTCTGAATAAGTTCCTGAGTGATGACCATAACATCGCTCAAATTGAAGCGGCGGCAAAACTGATTGCTGATTCATTCAAGCAAGAGGGCAAAGTGCTTTCTTGTGGCAACGGTGGTTCACACTGTGATGCAATGCACTTCGCGGAAGAGCTTACTGGCCGATACCGTGAAAACCGCCCAGGTTACGCTGGCATTGCGATTTCAGACCCAAGCCACCTGTCTTGCGTGAGTAATGATTTTGGCTACGACCACGTATTTTCGCGTTATGTAGAAGCGGTAGGTCGTAAAGGTGATGTGTTGTTCGGTCTGTCGACTTCAGGTAACTCGGCCAATATTTTAAAAGCGATTGAAGCCGCTCAAGCTAAAGGCATGAAGACGATTGCATTGACGGGTAAAGATGGCGGTAAAATGGCTGGTTGTGCTGATATCGAAATCCGAGTGCCACATTTTGGTTACGCAGACCGTATCCAAGAGATTCACATTAAGATCATTCATATTGTGATTCAGCTTGTCGAAAAAGAGATGGAATAATAATTTTACAGATATTTAGAGCCTAGGTTTGTGGCTCTATTGGTTTTAATAGGGAGTAGATTAAACCATGTGTGAATTGCTCGGTATGAGCGCGAATGTGCCAACTGATATTTGTTTTAGTTTCACCGGCCTGATGCAGCGTGGAGGTAATACCGGACCGCATCGTGATGGGTGGGGAATCACCTTTTATGAGGGGAAGGGCTTTCGAACGTTCAAAGATCCTAACCCTAGCTGTGAATCAAAGATTGCTGAGTTAGTTCAAAACTACCCAATTAAAAGCCAAGCTGTTGTCAGTCATATCCGTCAAGCCAATCGTGGTGGCGTTAATCTAGAAAACACTCACCCATTTACTCGTGAGCTTTGGGGACGATACTGGACCTTCGCTCATAATGGCCAATTAACGGATTACGATGATCTGGTTAGTGGTCGTTTCAGGCCTGTCGGTGAGACGGACAGTGAACTTTCTTTCTGTTGGTTAGTGAAACAATTAGAAGATCGTTTTCCTGAACCACCACAGGACATGGAAGGCATGTTTCGCTTTGTTGCAGAGTGTTGTGACCAGCTGCGTGAGAAAGGTGTCTTTAACATGCTACTCAGTGATGGTGAGTACGTCATGACCTACTGTACGAATCACTTATACTGGATAACAAGACGTGCGCCTTTTGGTAATGCGAGCCTGATTGACGAAGATGTTGAGATAAACTTCCAAGAAGAGACTACGCCAAATGATGTGGTTACGGTCGTCGCAACGCAGCCTCTAACATGCAATGAAGAGTGGTTTAGAATGAAGCCAGGCGAATACGCCCTGTTTCATTTTGGTGAGCTGATCGGTAATAACCATAAAGCGTTGGAAGATATTGCTTACGCACCTAAAAAAGTTGCAAGCCAAGCGCCAACTGAGCCATTGAGCTAAGTATTCCGAATAGTATTATTTTGAAACGCATAAAAGAAAGGCCGCTTACTGAACTAATGAATCAGTAAGCGGCCTTTTTTGATTTAGTTTCTGACGAATTACTCTTCTGCGTAACCGTGTTTGCCCAATGCCTTACCGTCTAACACAGCCTGCCCATTTAGCATTGATAAACGATCTTCCGCGAACCATTTGCAGACCATAGGGTAAATGCAGTGTTCTTGAGTAAGCACTCGGCTTGCCAGCATATTAGCATCATCATCTTCAAATACTGGAACCTTAGCCTGTAAGATCACAGGGCCACCATCAAGTTCTTCGGTAACAAAGTGGACGCTAGTACCGTGTTCTTTGTCTTGCGCATCAATAGCACGCTGGTGGGTGTGTAGACCTGGATATTTAGGT
This region of Vibrio sp. BS-M-Sm-2 genomic DNA includes:
- the fadE gene encoding acyl-CoA dehydrogenase FadE, which produces MNILLSLLGMTAILGVCLYHRVSLVRALVVLTGAMVALTMFGGVAVTGWLCYLLAVAIFAVPTIRQTLISQKALSLFKKVLPAMSQTEKEALEAGTVWWEAELFKGKPEWKKLQNIADPKLSEAEQAFLDGPVNTVCEMVNDYQVTHELADLPPEVWQYLKDHKFFAMIIKKKYGGLEFSAYAQSLVLQKLTGVSSVLSSTVGVPNSLGPGELLQHYGTEEQRNHYLPRLAEGKEIPCFALTNPEAGSDAGSIPDYGVVCKGEWQGEEVLGMRLTWNKRYITLAPVATVLGLAFKLRDPDGLLGDQKDLGITCALIPTDLKGVEIGNRHFPLNVPFQNGPTQGDDIFVPIDFIIGGQKMAGQGWRMLVECLSVGRGITLPSNSTGGIKSAALATGAYARIRRQFKQPIGRMEGVEEPLARLAGNAYVMDAASNLTVAGIDLGEKPSVISAIVKYHCTHRGQRSIIDAMDIVGGKGICLGPSNFLARGYQGSPIAITVEGANILTRSMIIYGQGAIRCHPYVLNEMEAAYSGSSDALDKFDSALAGHVSFTMSNLVRSLWFGLTDGRGSDAPTPSNKTDKQTQRYYQQLNRYSANLALLSDISMAVLGGSLKRRERLSARLGDILSQLYLGSATLKRFESEGSHAEDLPLVHWGMQDSLRQTEVAIDEFLANFPNPVIGRLLRVVLMPFGRIRRAPNDKLDSKVAHILQTPSETRSRIGRGQYLEATEYNPVGKIEKALEVILQAEPLFDKVCKETHQKRAFLRLDLVAQLGLEKGILTQEEANLLISAEEHRLYTINVDDFSPEELAAKSQYPEQSIDNVA
- the lpcA gene encoding D-sedoheptulose 7-phosphate isomerase; this translates as MYQDLIKSELNEAADVLNKFLSDDHNIAQIEAAAKLIADSFKQEGKVLSCGNGGSHCDAMHFAEELTGRYRENRPGYAGIAISDPSHLSCVSNDFGYDHVFSRYVEAVGRKGDVLFGLSTSGNSANILKAIEAAQAKGMKTIALTGKDGGKMAGCADIEIRVPHFGYADRIQEIHIKIIHIVIQLVEKEME
- a CDS encoding class II glutamine amidotransferase yields the protein MCELLGMSANVPTDICFSFTGLMQRGGNTGPHRDGWGITFYEGKGFRTFKDPNPSCESKIAELVQNYPIKSQAVVSHIRQANRGGVNLENTHPFTRELWGRYWTFAHNGQLTDYDDLVSGRFRPVGETDSELSFCWLVKQLEDRFPEPPQDMEGMFRFVAECCDQLREKGVFNMLLSDGEYVMTYCTNHLYWITRRAPFGNASLIDEDVEINFQEETTPNDVVTVVATQPLTCNEEWFRMKPGEYALFHFGELIGNNHKALEDIAYAPKKVASQAPTEPLS